A window of Polaribacter litorisediminis contains these coding sequences:
- a CDS encoding GlsB/YeaQ/YmgE family stress response membrane protein, translating to MGILYTLIIGAICGYIADVLMRDNGFGLFFNIIIGVAGSFVGSWAFAKLGINFSVGQPILDDIIIGASGAIIILFIVGIFRGGGRRRRR from the coding sequence ATGGGGATTTTATACACACTTATTATTGGAGCAATCTGCGGGTACATTGCAGATGTTTTAATGAGAGATAATGGATTTGGCTTATTTTTTAACATTATTATTGGGGTTGCAGGAAGTTTTGTTGGAAGCTGGGCTTTTGCAAAATTAGGAATTAACTTTAGTGTTGGGCAACCAATATTAGACGACATTATTATAGGAGCTTCTGGAGCCATTATCATTTTATTTATTGTTGGAATCTTTAGAGGAGGCGGAAGAAGACGAAGAAGATAA